In one Vulgatibacter incomptus genomic region, the following are encoded:
- a CDS encoding cell division protein FtsX translates to MISIAYPFRRAVGAMRTAPFTHLVAAASIAVALILATVGGFAAFQARALLDAWGLRGEVTVYLSPDVGVAQGEKLTGQIAELSGGSARFVSAEEALGKLAGTLGEKGQALLSLPVNPLPPSVEVVPAARDAASLAALARQLEPLDGVQEVDVGAEWTERIAAFASAVEIAGLLLLPILLVGAGVLAGSVVRLAVHERRREIEILRLVGATDGFVRAPFLAEGLLAGLFGGLLAALGLWILAGQAGARLAEVITLPIELDPLALASPVRLAAVIGAGALLGFVSTLLSVERHLR, encoded by the coding sequence TTGATCTCGATCGCCTATCCCTTCCGGCGCGCCGTCGGCGCGATGCGGACTGCTCCCTTCACCCACTTGGTGGCGGCGGCCAGCATCGCGGTGGCCCTGATCCTGGCGACCGTCGGAGGCTTCGCGGCGTTCCAGGCCCGGGCGCTCCTCGACGCGTGGGGACTTCGCGGCGAGGTCACGGTCTACCTCTCGCCCGATGTCGGCGTAGCGCAGGGGGAGAAGCTCACCGGGCAGATCGCCGAGCTCTCCGGCGGTAGCGCGCGCTTCGTCTCCGCCGAGGAGGCCCTCGGGAAGCTCGCAGGCACCCTCGGCGAGAAGGGCCAGGCGCTCCTCTCGCTTCCGGTGAATCCGCTGCCCCCTTCGGTCGAGGTCGTTCCCGCCGCCCGCGACGCGGCCTCCCTCGCGGCGCTGGCCCGGCAGCTCGAGCCGCTGGATGGCGTGCAGGAGGTGGACGTCGGCGCCGAGTGGACCGAGCGGATCGCGGCCTTCGCCAGCGCGGTCGAGATCGCGGGCCTGTTGCTGCTCCCCATCCTCCTCGTGGGCGCCGGCGTGCTTGCGGGCAGCGTGGTTCGACTGGCCGTGCACGAGCGCCGACGGGAGATCGAGATCCTCCGGCTGGTGGGCGCCACCGACGGCTTCGTCCGCGCTCCCTTCCTCGCGGAGGGGCTCCTCGCGGGGCTCTTCGGCGGCCTCCTGGCGGCGCTGGGCCTCTGGATCCTCGCGGGCCAGGCGGGCGCGCGACTCGCGGAGGTCATCACGCTCCCGATCGAGCTCGATCCGCTGGCCCTCGCGAGCCCGGTGCGCCTCGCGGCCGTGATCGGCGCCGGCGCGCTGCTGGGCTTCGTCTCCACCCTGCTCTCGGTCGAGAGACACCTCCGGTGA
- a CDS encoding transketolase: protein MFPANPERPLAQTASDPAAIARLVEIARRMRIDIIEMLGKAGSGHPGGSLSAIDMVTALYFEVLRHDPKNPAWDNRDRFVLSKGHAVPAVYATMAEAGYIPHDELATLRELGSRLQGHPVTSFVLAPGVEACTGSLGQGLSVAQGMALASKLAGNPFRVYAMMGDGEMQEGQVWEALMSAPKFGLDNLVGILDYNKGQIDGPTDEVMSLEPLMDKLKAFNWHVLRVNGHDIGAFLGAIAEAHATKGKPTFIVADTVKGKGVSFMEHKISWHGSAPNAEQVKQAVAELNAAR, encoded by the coding sequence ATGTTCCCAGCGAATCCCGAGCGACCGCTCGCGCAGACCGCCTCCGATCCCGCGGCAATCGCCCGCCTCGTCGAGATCGCCCGCCGGATGCGGATCGACATCATCGAGATGCTCGGCAAGGCCGGCTCCGGCCATCCGGGTGGCAGCCTCTCCGCCATCGACATGGTGACGGCCCTCTACTTCGAGGTGCTGCGCCACGACCCGAAGAACCCGGCCTGGGACAATCGGGACCGCTTCGTGCTCTCCAAGGGCCACGCCGTCCCCGCGGTCTACGCGACCATGGCGGAGGCGGGCTACATCCCCCACGACGAGCTCGCCACGCTTCGCGAGCTCGGCAGCCGGCTGCAGGGGCATCCGGTGACCTCCTTCGTGCTCGCTCCGGGTGTCGAGGCCTGCACCGGCTCGCTCGGCCAGGGGCTATCGGTCGCCCAGGGGATGGCGCTGGCCTCCAAGTTGGCCGGCAACCCCTTCCGCGTGTACGCGATGATGGGCGACGGCGAGATGCAGGAAGGCCAGGTCTGGGAGGCGCTGATGAGCGCGCCCAAGTTCGGCCTCGACAACCTCGTGGGCATCCTCGACTACAACAAGGGCCAGATCGACGGTCCCACGGACGAGGTGATGAGCCTCGAGCCGCTGATGGACAAGCTGAAGGCGTTCAACTGGCACGTGCTCCGGGTGAACGGCCACGACATCGGCGCCTTCCTGGGCGCGATCGCCGAGGCCCACGCCACCAAGGGCAAGCCGACCTTCATCGTGGCCGACACGGTGAAGGGCAAGGGCGTCTCCTTCATGGAGCACAAGATCAGCTGGCACGGCTCGGCCCCCAACGCCGAGCAGGTGAAGCAGGCCGTGGCGGAGCTGAACGCCGCTCGCTAG
- the tolR gene encoding protein TolR, which produces MGFSSGGGRSGLSEINVTPLVDVMLVLLIIFMVTAPLMQQGVKVDLPDARAQPIEAKEEKKLVLSAKSDQSIYIGEAQVTLADLEEKLRNNPKAQADKEIYLHADRSLPYGFVVELMAAIQRAGIPSMGMITDPLQRPEQPPKPGARK; this is translated from the coding sequence ATGGGCTTCTCCAGCGGCGGCGGCCGTTCCGGCCTCAGCGAGATCAACGTCACGCCCCTCGTGGACGTGATGCTGGTACTTCTCATCATCTTCATGGTCACCGCCCCGCTGATGCAGCAGGGCGTGAAGGTCGACCTCCCCGACGCCCGCGCGCAGCCGATCGAGGCGAAGGAGGAGAAGAAGCTCGTCCTCTCGGCCAAGTCCGATCAGAGCATCTACATCGGCGAGGCGCAGGTGACGCTCGCGGACCTCGAGGAGAAGCTCCGGAACAACCCCAAGGCCCAGGCGGACAAGGAGATCTACCTCCACGCCGATCGCTCGCTCCCCTACGGCTTCGTGGTGGAGCTGATGGCCGCGATCCAGCGCGCGGGGATCCCCTCGATGGGGATGATCACCGATCCGCTCCAGCGGCCCGAGCAGCCGCCGAAGCCTGGCGCGAGGAAGTAG
- a CDS encoding TonB family protein yields the protein MRPEPQALSRSSLIPRKDRYGWAWIVSAVLHGVILVGFIVGASLGSCGDGIDSNQKPIVAKLVRLGTPREERLLPRLPTAPPAQQAPKDAAVVTPGQTAPVKPDPTPAPPAPTETAKPVAVAEAAPPKAPAAQQAEAPKVPDSKQKMDDIMKRFASGTRAGKPEELPGQADGDPMGDAERAEEGERYLALVEQRIKSHYIVPSTIPDAERVRLVAVVTIRVERNGTISSFKISEPSGNGSFDAALESAVKKASPLPPPPDHLLSMLKGLAVRFRM from the coding sequence GTGCGCCCCGAGCCCCAGGCGCTCTCGCGGAGCAGCCTGATCCCGCGCAAGGACCGCTACGGTTGGGCGTGGATCGTCTCCGCCGTCCTCCACGGCGTCATCCTCGTCGGCTTCATCGTCGGCGCGAGCCTCGGCTCGTGCGGCGACGGCATCGACTCGAACCAGAAGCCGATCGTCGCCAAGCTCGTGCGCCTCGGCACGCCCAGGGAGGAGAGGCTCCTCCCCAGGCTCCCCACCGCCCCGCCCGCGCAGCAGGCGCCGAAGGATGCGGCGGTGGTCACGCCCGGCCAGACCGCACCCGTGAAGCCCGATCCGACGCCGGCGCCACCTGCTCCCACGGAGACGGCCAAGCCCGTCGCCGTCGCCGAGGCCGCGCCCCCGAAGGCTCCCGCGGCCCAGCAGGCCGAGGCGCCGAAGGTCCCGGATTCGAAGCAGAAAATGGACGACATCATGAAGCGCTTCGCCTCCGGGACCCGGGCCGGGAAGCCCGAGGAGCTCCCCGGCCAGGCCGACGGCGACCCGATGGGTGACGCCGAACGGGCCGAGGAAGGCGAGCGCTACCTGGCCCTGGTGGAGCAGCGGATCAAGTCGCACTACATCGTTCCGTCCACCATCCCCGACGCGGAGCGGGTCCGACTGGTCGCGGTGGTCACCATCCGGGTGGAGCGGAACGGGACGATCTCGAGCTTCAAGATCAGCGAGCCGTCCGGGAACGGCAGCTTCGACGCGGCGCTGGAGTCCGCCGTGAAGAAGGCCTCGCCTCTCCCGCCGCCCCCGGACCACCTCCTCTCGATGCTGAAGGGCCTGGCCGTCCGCTTCCGGATGTGA
- the tolQ gene encoding protein TolQ, translating into MPIVLAAGIDYAEAIRAGGPVGWMVLIVLLLASGWSWAIIVRKVLQMRQAQGQSVAFLEAFWQSRRLDEIYAKADSLKDSPVSQVFRAGYVELVKLTGDGTTGKVDGDGLENIERALRRAATAELTHLERHIAFLGTTASASPFVGLFGTVWGIMRAFSEIYAAGNANLATVAKPISEALIATAVGLFAAIPAVVAYNHFVSRIKILDSEMANFASDFLNIVKRHFAK; encoded by the coding sequence ATGCCAATCGTTCTCGCAGCAGGAATCGACTACGCCGAAGCGATCCGGGCCGGCGGCCCGGTGGGATGGATGGTCCTCATCGTCCTCCTCCTCGCGTCGGGCTGGAGCTGGGCGATCATCGTCCGCAAGGTCCTCCAGATGCGCCAGGCGCAGGGGCAGTCCGTGGCCTTCCTCGAGGCCTTCTGGCAGAGCCGCCGCCTCGACGAGATCTACGCCAAGGCCGACTCCCTCAAGGACTCGCCGGTCTCCCAGGTCTTCCGCGCGGGCTACGTGGAGCTAGTGAAGCTCACCGGCGACGGGACAACGGGCAAGGTCGACGGCGACGGCCTCGAGAACATCGAGCGCGCGCTGCGCCGGGCGGCCACCGCCGAGCTCACCCACCTCGAGCGCCACATCGCCTTCCTCGGCACCACCGCGTCCGCGTCGCCCTTCGTCGGCCTCTTCGGCACGGTGTGGGGCATCATGCGCGCCTTCAGCGAGATCTATGCCGCCGGCAACGCGAACCTCGCGACGGTGGCCAAGCCGATCTCCGAGGCGCTGATCGCCACGGCGGTGGGCCTCTTCGCCGCGATCCCGGCGGTGGTGGCCTACAACCACTTCGTCTCGCGCATCAAGATCCTCGACAGCGAGATGGCCAACTTCGCGTCGGACTTCCTCAACATCGTCAAGCGGCACTTCGCCAAGTAG
- a CDS encoding S41 family peptidase, with protein MRHRRIPLLVLVAVTAFGAGGLFSATVRTAWAADYGKLDVFAKVLAYVENHYVDEVDGKKLVYGAVKGMLATLDPHSTFLPPDELREMRNDTAGEFGGLGVEISAGEDALLVVSPLDDSPASRAGILPGDRILAIDGERTKGMTVLAAVKRMRGEIGTKVAIELSRDGFKEPRTLTLQRDLVRVESVVSKLYPGGYGYVRIKSFQDRTDVALLRALLELRKQNGGADLQGLVLDLRNNPGGLLDQAVRVADRFLPSGVIVSTEGRGGTLLATERAHSAGTEANYPMIVLVNGGSASASEVVAGALQDHARAVIMGSTTFGKGSVQSVIDLDDGSGLKLTIARYYTPNHRSIQGKGIVPDVVVAGEEPPPVLQKDPKEKDLPGALPPLDHKGVPPNVALGDAQLRTALETLHTWEIFQARAGRSAATAANDLD; from the coding sequence GTGCGCCATCGTCGAATCCCCCTCCTGGTACTGGTAGCCGTGACCGCGTTCGGCGCGGGAGGGCTGTTCAGCGCTACCGTTCGGACCGCTTGGGCGGCGGACTACGGCAAGCTCGACGTCTTCGCGAAGGTGCTGGCCTACGTGGAGAACCACTACGTCGACGAGGTGGATGGGAAGAAGCTGGTGTACGGCGCGGTGAAGGGAATGCTCGCCACCCTCGATCCGCACTCGACGTTCCTGCCGCCGGACGAGCTCCGGGAGATGCGCAACGACACGGCGGGCGAGTTCGGCGGCCTCGGGGTCGAGATCAGCGCAGGCGAGGACGCGCTCTTGGTTGTCTCGCCCCTGGACGACTCGCCGGCCTCCCGCGCGGGGATCCTCCCGGGAGACCGAATCCTCGCGATCGACGGAGAGCGCACGAAGGGCATGACGGTGTTGGCCGCCGTGAAGCGGATGCGCGGGGAGATCGGCACGAAGGTGGCGATCGAGCTCTCGCGCGACGGATTCAAGGAGCCCAGGACGCTGACGTTGCAGCGCGATCTCGTCCGCGTGGAGAGCGTGGTGTCGAAGCTCTACCCGGGCGGATACGGCTACGTGCGGATCAAGAGCTTCCAGGATCGGACCGACGTCGCGCTGCTCCGCGCGCTCCTCGAACTGCGAAAGCAGAACGGCGGGGCCGATCTGCAGGGCCTGGTCCTCGACCTTCGCAACAACCCGGGCGGTCTCCTGGACCAGGCGGTCCGTGTGGCGGATCGCTTCCTCCCGAGCGGCGTGATCGTCTCTACGGAGGGGCGGGGCGGGACGCTCCTGGCCACCGAGCGGGCCCACTCCGCTGGCACCGAGGCGAACTACCCGATGATCGTGCTGGTGAACGGCGGCTCCGCGTCGGCGAGCGAGGTGGTCGCGGGCGCGCTCCAGGACCACGCGCGGGCGGTGATCATGGGCTCGACCACGTTCGGGAAGGGCAGCGTGCAGTCGGTGATCGACCTCGACGACGGCTCCGGCCTGAAGCTCACGATCGCCCGCTACTACACGCCGAACCATCGCTCCATCCAGGGCAAGGGGATCGTGCCCGACGTGGTCGTGGCCGGGGAGGAGCCGCCGCCCGTGCTGCAGAAGGATCCCAAGGAGAAGGACCTCCCGGGCGCGCTGCCGCCGCTGGATCACAAGGGCGTTCCGCCGAACGTCGCCCTCGGCGATGCACAGCTCCGCACGGCGCTCGAGACCCTCCACACCTGGGAGATCTTCCAGGCCCGCGCCGGTCGGTCCGCGGCGACGGCGGCGAACGACCTCGACTGA
- the ftsE gene encoding cell division ATP-binding protein FtsE: MIQLFHVSKTYAGDAPALKGVNLEIEKGELVFLTGPSGAGKSTLLRLLMGAEAPTEGQIVIAGRNVARIRRAAVPYLRRNIGVVFQDFKLIPNRTAVDNVGVSLEVLGTSRREVRRRASEALERVGLGHKLDVLPERLSGGEQQRVAIARAVVSEPSVLLADEPTGNLDPELTLEVMELLTDMSKKGTTVVVATHDHALLERFGDRVVRLAGGVVQEERV, translated from the coding sequence GTGATCCAGCTCTTCCACGTCTCGAAGACCTACGCGGGCGACGCTCCGGCGCTGAAGGGCGTCAACCTCGAGATCGAGAAGGGGGAGCTCGTCTTCCTCACCGGTCCGTCCGGCGCCGGCAAGAGCACGCTGCTGCGGCTGCTCATGGGCGCCGAGGCGCCCACCGAAGGCCAGATCGTCATCGCCGGTCGCAACGTGGCGCGGATCCGCAGGGCCGCGGTCCCGTACCTGCGCCGCAACATCGGCGTCGTCTTCCAGGACTTCAAGCTCATCCCCAACCGCACCGCGGTCGATAACGTGGGCGTGTCTCTCGAGGTGCTCGGGACGTCGCGCCGCGAGGTGCGCCGCCGTGCCTCCGAGGCCCTCGAGCGCGTCGGCCTCGGCCACAAGCTCGACGTCCTGCCCGAGCGGCTTTCCGGCGGCGAGCAGCAGCGCGTGGCGATCGCCCGCGCGGTGGTGAGCGAGCCCTCCGTGCTCCTCGCAGACGAGCCGACCGGAAACCTCGACCCCGAGCTGACGCTGGAGGTGATGGAGCTCCTCACCGACATGAGCAAGAAGGGGACCACCGTCGTCGTGGCGACCCACGATCACGCCCTCCTCGAGCGCTTCGGGGATCGCGTGGTGAGGCTCGCCGGAGGCGTGGTGCAGGAGGAGCGGGTTTGA
- the murI gene encoding glutamate racemase, translating into MGRAIGVFDSGVGGLTVLRAIREKLPHEATVYLGDTARVPYGSKSPEVVARYSLNNARFLLQHDLKLLVVACNTATAHALPALQAALTVPVIGVVEPGAQVAAALTRNGRIGVIGTAGTIASGAYQRALEAAAPGATVFASACPLFVPLAEEGWTSGDLPRAVAERYLGALRGSVDTLVLGCTHYPLLRGAIAEVMGPGVTLVDSAQATAAAVAERLAASGDRETGGDPSHLLYVTDIPAQFPSIAEAFLGSRPEHVEQVDV; encoded by the coding sequence ATGGGACGAGCGATCGGCGTCTTCGACTCGGGGGTGGGCGGCCTCACGGTCCTTCGGGCGATCCGCGAGAAGCTGCCCCACGAGGCCACCGTCTACCTCGGCGACACGGCCCGGGTGCCCTACGGATCCAAGAGCCCCGAGGTCGTCGCACGCTACTCGCTGAACAACGCGCGCTTCCTGCTCCAGCACGACCTGAAACTCCTGGTGGTGGCCTGTAACACGGCCACCGCCCACGCGCTCCCGGCGCTCCAGGCCGCGCTCACGGTCCCGGTGATCGGCGTGGTGGAGCCCGGCGCACAGGTCGCTGCAGCGCTCACCCGGAACGGCCGAATCGGCGTGATCGGCACGGCGGGCACCATCGCCTCCGGCGCCTACCAGCGCGCCCTCGAAGCCGCGGCGCCGGGCGCTACCGTCTTCGCCTCCGCGTGCCCGCTCTTCGTGCCGCTTGCGGAGGAAGGCTGGACCAGCGGCGACCTCCCCCGCGCCGTGGCCGAGCGGTATCTGGGCGCGCTTCGGGGCTCGGTCGATACCCTCGTGCTCGGCTGCACCCACTATCCGCTCCTGCGCGGCGCGATCGCCGAGGTGATGGGGCCGGGGGTGACGCTGGTGGACTCGGCGCAGGCGACGGCCGCCGCCGTGGCCGAGCGGCTCGCGGCCTCGGGCGACCGCGAGACCGGCGGCGATCCCTCGCACCTCTTGTACGTGACCGACATCCCCGCGCAGTTCCCGTCGATCGCGGAGGCCTTCCTGGGCAGCAGGCCCGAGCACGTCGAGCAGGTGGACGTCTAG
- a CDS encoding alpha/beta fold hydrolase: MSGFSEACALLQACRVRGTALHASPFSERRYAVCERKEDAMTVTAYRTVDVDGLDVFYREAGRPDSPTLLLLHGFPTSSHMFRELIPLLSDRFHIVAPDLPGFGQTALPSRDHFSYAFDNLAKVIRRFTEVVGLGRFAMYIFDYGAPVGLRVALAQPERISAIISQNGNAYEEGLSEGWAPFQRYWREPTPAHREALRDLLTPKSVRWQYTHGVSDPSLVSPDGSALDSYYLARPGADEAQLDLFLDYASNVALYPEIQAYLRKERPPLLAVWGRNDPFFLPAGAEAYKRDLPSAEVRFFDTGHFALETHAGPIADAIGRFMARCVAP; this comes from the coding sequence ATGTCCGGTTTCTCTGAGGCCTGCGCGTTACTGCAGGCCTGCAGAGTCCGTGGCACGGCGCTGCATGCGTCGCCATTTTCCGAACGTCGCTACGCAGTCTGCGAGCGGAAGGAGGACGCGATGACGGTCACTGCCTACCGCACTGTCGATGTCGACGGTCTCGACGTCTTCTATCGCGAGGCCGGCAGACCCGATTCGCCGACGCTGCTCCTTCTGCACGGCTTCCCGACCTCGAGTCACATGTTCCGCGAGCTGATCCCGCTGCTCTCGGATCGCTTCCACATCGTCGCGCCCGACCTTCCGGGCTTTGGCCAGACAGCGCTGCCGTCGCGCGATCACTTTTCCTACGCCTTCGACAATCTCGCGAAGGTGATCCGCCGCTTCACCGAGGTCGTCGGTCTCGGCCGCTTTGCCATGTACATCTTCGACTACGGCGCGCCGGTCGGTCTGCGTGTCGCACTCGCGCAACCGGAGCGAATCTCCGCGATCATTTCGCAGAACGGCAACGCCTACGAGGAAGGGCTCAGCGAAGGGTGGGCCCCTTTCCAGCGATACTGGCGTGAGCCGACACCTGCGCACCGCGAAGCGCTGCGCGATCTGCTGACACCTAAATCAGTCCGCTGGCAATACACACACGGCGTGTCCGATCCCTCGCTCGTATCGCCGGATGGCAGCGCTCTCGACTCCTATTACCTGGCCCGTCCGGGCGCTGACGAGGCCCAGCTCGATCTGTTCCTCGACTATGCGAGCAACGTCGCGCTCTATCCGGAGATCCAGGCCTATTTGCGAAAGGAGCGCCCACCCCTCCTGGCGGTGTGGGGGCGCAACGACCCCTTCTTCCTGCCTGCCGGGGCCGAGGCCTACAAGCGCGACCTCCCGAGCGCTGAGGTCCGCTTCTTCGATACCGGCCATTTTGCGCTCGAGACCCACGCCGGCCCGATCGCCGACGCGATCGGGCGGTTCATGGCCCGGTGTGTCGCGCCCTGA
- a CDS encoding transketolase family protein, whose product MSTKKATRQAFGEALAKLGETRTDVVVLDADLSVSTKSELFAKKFPDRFFEMGIQEANMLGTAAGLALAGKVPFCCSFACFVTGRYDQIRVSVAYSGANVKIVGTHAGVAIGDDGYSQQGLEDVALMRAIPTMAVVQPADDLETAAAVEYLASHVGPAFLRLTRQNVERVHPEGYRFQFGKVDTLREGTDAVIFASGGPVAPALHAAEALAEDGFSVRVVNVHTIKPLDVEGVVAAAKASGGKVITVEDHTVIGGLGGAIAECLGEHFPSKLKRIGVQDVFGESGAPDAVVAKHGLDEAGITRQVREFLKGA is encoded by the coding sequence ATGAGCACCAAGAAGGCCACGAGACAGGCGTTCGGCGAGGCCCTCGCGAAGCTGGGCGAGACTCGCACCGACGTGGTCGTCCTCGACGCCGACCTCTCCGTCTCGACCAAGTCCGAGCTCTTCGCCAAGAAGTTCCCGGACCGCTTCTTCGAGATGGGGATCCAGGAAGCCAACATGCTCGGCACGGCCGCCGGCCTCGCGCTCGCGGGCAAGGTGCCGTTCTGCTGCTCCTTCGCCTGCTTCGTGACGGGGCGCTACGATCAGATCCGCGTGTCGGTGGCGTACTCCGGCGCGAACGTGAAGATCGTCGGCACCCACGCCGGCGTGGCCATCGGCGACGACGGCTACTCGCAGCAGGGCCTCGAGGACGTCGCCCTGATGCGGGCGATCCCCACCATGGCGGTGGTGCAGCCCGCGGACGACCTGGAGACGGCGGCGGCGGTGGAGTACCTCGCCTCGCACGTGGGCCCGGCGTTCCTCCGGCTCACCCGCCAGAACGTCGAGCGCGTCCACCCCGAGGGGTACCGCTTCCAGTTCGGCAAGGTCGACACCCTGCGTGAAGGCACCGACGCCGTGATCTTCGCGTCCGGCGGCCCGGTTGCCCCGGCGCTCCACGCCGCGGAGGCCCTCGCGGAGGACGGCTTCTCGGTGCGGGTGGTCAACGTGCACACCATCAAGCCCCTCGACGTCGAGGGCGTGGTCGCGGCGGCGAAGGCCTCCGGCGGCAAGGTGATCACGGTCGAGGACCACACGGTGATCGGCGGCCTCGGCGGCGCCATCGCCGAGTGCCTGGGCGAGCACTTCCCGTCGAAGCTCAAGCGCATCGGCGTGCAGGACGTCTTCGGCGAGTCGGGTGCGCCCGACGCCGTCGTCGCGAAGCACGGCCTCGACGAGGCCGGGATCACGCGGCAGGTGCGCGAGTTCCTCAAGGGCGCGTAA
- a CDS encoding murein hydrolase activator EnvC family protein, translating to MNAPRTDEARLSGRVLGWALVAGALGLLAVEALPARAADKDVEAQLAETRAAIQRILRDESDVAAETEKADEALRQARAAASAAAVEAKAANDAVKAAEAIELHAQEDLATRQAALGPRLLARYKLLRSGGGAALLLADSPADLLRRARAFDRILEADLEGIEGARVAAQVLAGARSSREMAKARAAERLAQAEASLQAAQGVADSREELLASLRGERRLHERTLAALHQAQERLAEKVEKLARERAAASTGFGALRGSLHMPVEGAVIEVLFGRTVNAKFNTVTLQNGLDLRAPQGADVTAVAPGKVVFADWFRGYGNLVILDHGDGFHSLYGHLDRFDVSVGEQVEAGRRLGFVGDSGSLKGAYLYFELRESGRPVDPLPWVRKR from the coding sequence GTGAACGCTCCGCGTACCGACGAGGCGCGGCTCTCCGGCAGGGTGCTCGGATGGGCCCTCGTTGCGGGGGCGCTCGGGCTCCTGGCCGTCGAGGCGCTCCCAGCGCGGGCGGCGGACAAGGACGTCGAGGCGCAGCTCGCCGAGACCCGGGCCGCGATCCAGCGGATCCTCCGGGACGAGAGCGACGTCGCCGCCGAGACGGAGAAGGCGGACGAGGCGCTGCGACAGGCCCGGGCGGCCGCGAGCGCGGCGGCTGTGGAGGCCAAGGCGGCGAACGACGCCGTGAAGGCCGCGGAGGCGATCGAGCTCCACGCCCAGGAGGACCTGGCGACGCGGCAGGCCGCCCTCGGGCCGAGGCTGCTGGCTCGCTACAAGTTGCTCCGCAGCGGTGGCGGCGCGGCCTTGCTCCTCGCGGACTCGCCGGCGGATCTCCTCCGCCGGGCACGCGCCTTCGATCGGATCCTGGAGGCGGACCTCGAAGGGATCGAGGGGGCGAGGGTGGCCGCGCAGGTCCTCGCCGGCGCCCGATCCTCCCGAGAGATGGCCAAGGCCAGGGCCGCCGAGCGCCTTGCCCAGGCCGAGGCGAGCCTCCAGGCCGCCCAGGGCGTCGCCGACTCACGCGAGGAGCTGCTCGCTTCCCTCCGCGGCGAGAGACGCCTCCACGAGCGGACCCTCGCGGCGCTCCATCAGGCCCAGGAGCGCCTCGCGGAGAAGGTGGAGAAGCTCGCCCGGGAGCGGGCCGCTGCGTCCACCGGCTTCGGCGCCCTGCGTGGCTCGCTGCACATGCCGGTGGAGGGCGCCGTCATCGAGGTGCTCTTCGGCCGGACGGTGAACGCGAAGTTCAACACCGTGACCCTTCAGAACGGACTCGACCTCCGGGCGCCCCAAGGCGCCGACGTGACCGCCGTCGCGCCCGGCAAGGTCGTCTTCGCCGACTGGTTCCGCGGCTACGGCAACCTCGTCATCCTCGACCACGGCGACGGCTTCCACTCCCTGTACGGCCACCTCGACCGCTTCGACGTCTCGGTGGGCGAGCAGGTCGAGGCCGGCCGTCGCCTCGGCTTCGTTGGCGACAGCGGCTCCCTCAAGGGCGCCTACCTCTACTTCGAGCTCCGCGAGTCCGGCCGGCCCGTCGACCCCCTGCCCTGGGTCCGCAAGCGGTAG